A single region of the Biomaibacter acetigenes genome encodes:
- a CDS encoding spore germination protein: MLEKLWPFRLIKKLNKKEKTEGEFRGEFPESSTPVKKDINANLHYFQNVTKNCHDVVIRPFKIGKNPDFSAFLVYIDGMVDKELLNKSIVTPLMLNSQEEKINNFLKDNPYDYIENHLLASASLKDTKQLEKAVFFVNSGSTAIFIDGLDKALIIGTEGYSSRNVEEPMVEPVIRGPREGFTEVLRTNTALIRRKIKSPKLKLEIIKIGSITNTEVALLYIDGLVNSKILEEVKRRIKRIKIDGVLDTNYVAEFIRDNYLTPFPLLHRTEKPDVVAGEMLSGKVAIIVDGSPSALIAPSLFVEYIIGSEDYYMNFVFASFTRWIRYLSLLIAVFLPAVYVAITTYHQEMIPTPLAISIAAAREGVPFPTFFEAVLMGLVFEILREAGTRMPRTIGQAVSIVGTLIIGDAAVSAGLTSPAMVIITALTGLAVFTIPTPELVAALIPIRFFLLILGAVIGLLGVMLATIIIIAYLASLRSFGVPYLSPLAPLSPRDLKDVGIRAPWWMMRMRPRLIGWKKPQRQPYGQKPEPDKK; the protein is encoded by the coding sequence ATGCTGGAGAAGCTGTGGCCGTTTAGACTCATAAAAAAGCTGAATAAGAAGGAAAAAACCGAAGGGGAGTTTCGGGGGGAGTTTCCTGAAAGCAGCACTCCTGTAAAAAAAGACATAAATGCAAATCTTCACTATTTCCAAAATGTGACAAAGAACTGCCATGATGTGGTAATAAGGCCATTTAAAATAGGAAAAAACCCTGATTTTTCGGCTTTTCTGGTGTACATCGACGGCATGGTTGATAAAGAGCTCTTAAATAAATCGATTGTTACGCCTCTCATGCTGAATTCTCAGGAAGAAAAGATAAACAATTTTTTAAAAGATAATCCCTATGATTACATAGAAAATCATCTGCTGGCTTCCGCCAGTCTAAAGGATACAAAGCAGTTGGAAAAAGCCGTGTTCTTTGTGAATTCGGGCTCCACCGCCATCTTCATAGACGGTCTCGACAAAGCGTTGATAATAGGCACCGAAGGCTACAGTTCCAGAAACGTGGAAGAACCCATGGTGGAGCCTGTTATACGTGGGCCCAGGGAAGGTTTTACGGAGGTCTTAAGAACCAATACCGCATTGATCCGCAGAAAAATAAAGTCACCAAAATTGAAGTTAGAGATAATAAAAATTGGCAGTATTACTAATACCGAGGTGGCTTTGCTCTATATCGACGGCCTTGTCAATAGCAAGATCCTGGAAGAGGTCAAGCGAAGAATAAAGCGCATAAAGATCGATGGTGTTCTGGATACCAATTATGTGGCGGAATTTATAAGGGATAATTATCTGACTCCTTTTCCGCTGCTTCACCGCACCGAAAAGCCTGATGTGGTGGCAGGGGAAATGTTGTCGGGGAAGGTTGCCATCATTGTCGACGGCTCTCCCTCCGCCCTTATTGCCCCTTCCCTATTTGTGGAATATATTATAGGTAGTGAAGATTATTATATGAACTTCGTATTTGCCAGTTTCACCCGATGGATCCGATATTTATCATTGTTGATAGCGGTTTTTTTACCGGCGGTCTATGTAGCCATAACCACATATCATCAGGAGATGATTCCCACGCCCCTTGCCATCTCCATAGCCGCCGCTCGGGAAGGTGTCCCCTTCCCAACTTTCTTTGAAGCCGTTTTGATGGGTTTAGTCTTTGAAATATTAAGGGAAGCGGGTACCCGGATGCCCAGAACCATAGGCCAGGCGGTGAGCATCGTAGGCACCCTCATCATAGGAGATGCCGCCGTCAGTGCAGGTCTCACCAGCCCTGCCATGGTGATAATAACTGCTCTGACGGGCCTGGCAGTATTTACCATCCCAACCCCCGAGTTGGTGGCGGCCCTCATACCCATAAGATTTTTCTTGTTAATCCTCGGTGCCGTAATAGGGCTTTTGGGGGTTATGCTGGCAACCATCATTATAATAGCATATCTTGCTTCCCTTCGCTCCTTCGGCGTACCGTATCTTTCCCCCCTAGCTCCCTTGAGTCCCCGGGACCTAAAAGATGTAGGTATAAGGGCTCCCTGGTGGATGATGAGGATGCGGCCCCGCCTCATAGGCTGGAAAAAGCCCCAGAGGCAGCCCTATGGTCAAAAACCTGAACCCGACAAGAAATAG
- a CDS encoding GerAB/ArcD/ProY family transporter, translated as MVKNLNPTRNRRNRGDIMLEKGKIRAGQLMWLLITIGTALLVPMSQIAVAAGSRQDSWLAEILSLAIQLVMLRVVLKLAMRFPGMEFASCLKEICGIFLGNFIALLYIWFFIFSSAAFLREITSFSIAMIYIETPPFVISLIILFTAGYIAFLGLEVIARTNEIVLPIIIILYFTAFFLLLKEINWDNLKPVLENGVIPILRGAFVSSGSFVFVAFVAVALPYINKPRECRRSLALGSIIQGVAVIFATIVVVGVMGPGLAQSTLYRGYLAVRYISYANFVEHLDPIALSIFVLSRVIKISVFFYASCLVTGQLFNLKSYRFLYIPAGIVILIFSRVFFRDAAQLNRFFVTIWPIHNYIFELVFPLFLLILAMVRKKGEQET; from the coding sequence ATGGTCAAAAACCTGAACCCGACAAGAAATAGAAGAAATAGAGGTGACATCATGCTGGAAAAGGGTAAAATCCGGGCAGGCCAGCTCATGTGGCTGTTGATAACCATAGGAACTGCCCTTTTGGTCCCCATGTCCCAAATCGCTGTAGCTGCCGGCAGCCGCCAGGATTCGTGGCTGGCGGAAATACTCTCCCTCGCCATACAACTAGTTATGCTCCGCGTTGTTTTAAAGCTGGCCATGCGCTTTCCCGGCATGGAGTTTGCATCCTGCTTAAAGGAAATCTGCGGTATCTTTTTGGGTAACTTTATTGCCCTTTTATACATATGGTTTTTTATATTTTCTTCAGCCGCCTTTTTGAGGGAAATTACCAGCTTTTCCATAGCCATGATCTACATCGAAACTCCCCCTTTCGTTATATCCCTCATAATTTTGTTTACTGCAGGCTACATCGCCTTTTTGGGCCTGGAAGTCATCGCCAGGACCAATGAAATAGTATTGCCCATCATCATAATCTTATATTTTACGGCGTTTTTTCTGCTGCTAAAGGAGATAAATTGGGACAATTTAAAGCCTGTCTTAGAAAACGGCGTTATACCTATCTTAAGGGGCGCTTTTGTGTCCTCAGGTAGTTTTGTCTTTGTTGCTTTCGTAGCGGTGGCCCTGCCCTATATCAACAAGCCCAGGGAATGCCGGCGATCTCTTGCTCTGGGGAGCATCATTCAGGGGGTTGCCGTGATATTCGCCACCATCGTGGTCGTAGGGGTCATGGGACCCGGCCTGGCTCAATCTACCTTGTATCGGGGCTATCTAGCCGTCCGCTACATAAGCTATGCCAATTTTGTGGAACATCTTGACCCCATAGCCCTCTCTATCTTTGTGCTGAGCAGAGTCATAAAGATATCGGTATTTTTTTACGCCTCCTGCCTTGTAACAGGGCAGCTCTTTAACCTCAAATCATATAGATTCTTATATATTCCTGCGGGAATTGTTATTTTAATATTTTCAAGGGTCTTTTTTAGGGATGCGGCCCAGTTGAACAGGTTTTTTGTCACGATATGGCCCATACATAACTATATATTTGAGCTGGTATTCCCACTTTTTCTTTTGATACTTGCCATGGTTCGAAAAAAGGGTGAACAGGAAACATGA
- a CDS encoding Ger(x)C family spore germination protein, translating to MSFCKKLMPFILIISLFLSGCWDRKELNEIGLSIGVAIDPAERDNILLTVETVVPSNIKTTGQTGGGGGGGARGKPYTTFSAVGETIFHAVRRILDYTSRKIFYGYNQVIIINEDIAREYRLNQLLDFFFRDPELRERNWVLVTPDKAADILNTVHPLEMLPAKAIADEIKANTFKSKTISNDLLHVHQMIQSKGGDVAVPVVRKDKKNQPFITGSAVFKDEKFAGYLTEIESRGVLWVLGKVRSGIVVFPWVKDDPKNKISIEIIKVSSKIIPYFKDGKPGINVKIQQIGNIGETDVQLDLEKPGTMEKIADLEEKAIKQEVEAALKAAKKYHADVFGFGNHVHIYFPKEWKAMEDRWRDEVFPDLPVNIEVKCKINQVGLSLK from the coding sequence ATGAGTTTTTGCAAAAAACTGATGCCCTTCATCCTAATAATTTCCCTCTTTCTATCAGGATGCTGGGATCGCAAAGAATTAAATGAAATCGGCTTAAGCATAGGTGTGGCCATCGACCCTGCCGAAAGGGACAACATCCTTTTGACGGTAGAGACGGTGGTCCCGTCAAATATAAAGACAACGGGCCAGACCGGTGGCGGGGGTGGCGGAGGTGCCAGGGGAAAGCCTTATACCACCTTTTCTGCGGTGGGTGAAACCATCTTTCATGCAGTCCGCAGGATCCTCGATTATACCTCCAGGAAGATATTTTATGGCTATAATCAAGTAATTATAATCAATGAAGATATAGCAAGGGAATACAGGTTAAATCAACTTCTGGATTTCTTTTTCCGGGACCCGGAGCTTCGGGAGAGAAATTGGGTCCTGGTCACTCCCGATAAAGCTGCGGATATTCTCAACACCGTCCACCCATTAGAAATGCTGCCGGCAAAAGCCATCGCCGATGAGATAAAAGCCAATACCTTTAAGTCCAAGACCATCTCCAATGATCTGCTCCATGTGCATCAGATGATACAGTCTAAAGGTGGAGATGTAGCCGTGCCGGTAGTAAGAAAAGACAAAAAAAATCAGCCCTTCATCACCGGTTCGGCAGTCTTTAAAGACGAAAAATTTGCAGGCTATCTAACGGAGATCGAAAGCCGTGGGGTCTTGTGGGTGCTGGGCAAGGTCAGAAGCGGCATAGTGGTGTTCCCATGGGTAAAAGACGATCCGAAAAACAAAATATCTATCGAAATAATAAAAGTATCCAGCAAGATTATACCCTATTTTAAAGACGGCAAACCCGGGATAAATGTTAAGATACAACAGATAGGAAATATCGGCGAAACAGACGTTCAACTGGACCTGGAAAAGCCCGGAACCATGGAAAAAATCGCCGACCTGGAGGAAAAAGCCATAAAGCAGGAAGTGGAAGCGGCATTAAAGGCCGCAAAAAAATACCATGCTGATGTCTTCGGCTTTGGAAATCATGTGCACATTTACTTTCCTAAAGAATGGAAGGCTATGGAAGACAGGTGGCGTGATGAGGTCTTCCCCGATCTTCCGGTAAATATCGAAGTTAAATGCAAAATAAATCAAGTAGGCCTATCCCTGAAGTAG
- a CDS encoding DEAD/DEAH box helicase family protein produces the protein MAQNLDEFKPEEFGYVIIDECHHGTANTYKKVLAYFKPEFTLGLTATPDRMDGENLLEIFKNVAHKLDLKTAVEIGELVPIRCIRIKTNIDLSTVRINGIKYNSQDLFEHMDENGRVKLEDIVDYFIDFYTARKNKGLVVEKKSSIFCKEGYTRKDVERNILMNPFKRFEDMRFMKRSREIEYVEFNRHIFKKLTLEDIAWIKSHCDKKLEEYYKNRF, from the coding sequence ATGGCCCAGAACCTGGATGAATTCAAGCCAGAGGAATTTGGATATGTAATTATAGATGAATGTCATCACGGCACGGCAAACACCTATAAAAAGGTGCTGGCATATTTTAAACCGGAATTCACCCTCGGGCTTACAGCCACACCTGACAGGATGGATGGAGAAAACCTGTTGGAAATCTTTAAAAATGTGGCTCATAAACTTGACCTGAAGACGGCCGTGGAAATCGGAGAATTGGTACCTATTCGGTGTATAAGGATAAAAACAAATATAGATCTTTCCACTGTCAGGATAAACGGCATCAAATACAATTCTCAGGACCTGTTTGAACATATGGATGAAAACGGCAGAGTTAAGCTCGAGGATATTGTCGATTATTTTATTGATTTTTATACTGCCAGAAAAAACAAGGGTCTTGTGGTGGAGAAGAAATCAAGTATATTTTGCAAAGAGGGCTATACCCGTAAAGATGTGGAACGAAATATACTTATGAATCCTTTTAAACGGTTTGAGGACATGCGCTTCATGAAGAGGTCCAGGGAAATCGAGTATGTGGAATTTAACCGTCACATATTTAAAAAACTTACCCTGGAGGATATTGCATGGATAAAATCCCACTGTGATAAAAAGCTTGAGGAGTATTACAAAAACAGGTTTTGA
- a CDS encoding carbohydrate kinase family protein yields the protein MFDVVALGELLIDFTPAGHTPAGSPVFEANPGGAPANVLAAVSKLGGKSAFIGKVGDDQFGHFLEEVLKSHGIDTAGLSFSDSANTTLAFVHLDQKGERSFSFYRNPGADIMLDVQDIKPEIIADTRIFHFGSLSLTHEPARSATLHALNLAKKKNKVISFDPNWRPPLWKDDAAAREGMFLGLQSADILKLSEEEMEFLTGEQDLEKGSGKLFDMGIKLVLVTMGEKGCFYRCSSGTGSVKAYDVRVLDTTGAGDAFMGALLYGICKRGILLDEINIQELEGILDFASAAGGLCTTKRGGIPAMPTLEEVRLCMKNIKKL from the coding sequence ATGTTTGATGTGGTGGCACTGGGAGAGCTTTTGATTGATTTTACTCCGGCGGGGCATACACCGGCTGGAAGTCCCGTATTCGAGGCTAACCCCGGCGGGGCTCCTGCCAATGTTCTTGCTGCCGTATCGAAACTTGGCGGTAAAAGCGCCTTTATAGGAAAGGTTGGTGACGACCAGTTCGGACATTTTCTGGAAGAAGTGTTGAAATCCCACGGTATTGACACCGCAGGCCTGAGCTTTTCGGATTCGGCGAACACCACCCTGGCCTTTGTGCATCTTGACCAAAAAGGGGAAAGGAGCTTTAGCTTTTATAGAAACCCCGGGGCCGATATCATGCTGGATGTGCAGGATATCAAACCCGAAATCATTGCCGATACTCGAATATTTCATTTCGGATCTCTGTCCCTGACCCATGAACCGGCCAGGAGTGCCACGCTTCATGCGCTGAATCTAGCGAAGAAAAAAAATAAAGTAATATCCTTTGACCCCAACTGGAGGCCGCCTCTTTGGAAGGATGATGCCGCTGCCAGAGAGGGTATGTTCCTCGGCCTTCAATCTGCGGATATACTAAAATTATCAGAAGAGGAAATGGAATTTTTGACCGGAGAACAGGATTTAGAAAAAGGTAGCGGAAAATTATTCGATATGGGGATAAAGCTGGTGCTGGTAACCATGGGAGAAAAGGGCTGTTTCTATAGATGTTCATCCGGTACCGGCTCTGTAAAGGCTTATGATGTCAGGGTATTAGACACGACCGGCGCTGGAGACGCTTTTATGGGGGCTCTTTTATACGGTATTTGCAAAAGGGGTATCCTCCTTGATGAAATAAATATACAGGAGCTGGAGGGTATTCTGGATTTTGCCAGTGCCGCAGGGGGGTTATGTACGACAAAAAGAGGGGGCATACCTGCCATGCCCACCCTGGAAGAAGTGAGACTCTGCATGAAGAACATCAAAAAGCTCTAG
- a CDS encoding glycosyltransferase: MELPQLIYLGVIGLYLFFFLLFLRYFVWRHYSNKHYWSKRKVLSAFELEKLAEEKGKKLPMFSILVPAREEADVIGQTIEHLAGLNYPHDLFEIIVITDEKELSSGKSHTTQQVVEDKIREFTTRGNCPVLKHVMVPYDFDGNFQGQGLGKPVPSTKGRALNYGLSFIDGSSDICGFYDAESHPELDVLLYIAQEWINSEKSNRIWQGPVFQVRNFFYLSPITRIASLYQALSHEWYMPVLMKMLPFVGGTNLFIESDLLKRIKGFDCKALTEDLEIGVRAYLAEGAWPDYFPYISTEQTPENYRSFFRQRLRWAAGHIQVIEKFKNTPEYAGPKKNSLLKTLLLKGEVEWTLYQIAVLVPLAVIWLSYKGLIDPSALPDGFRIFLKSLVFIYFGFTYYLYIVKYYRYMKKRGAVNSLMALISLLVLPLAGFLLPLPYTGALILRAFNSQPRAWVKTPRTREIAEVSMKKA; encoded by the coding sequence ATGGAGCTCCCACAGCTCATTTATTTAGGTGTAATCGGCTTATACCTGTTTTTTTTCCTGCTCTTTCTGAGATATTTTGTATGGAGACACTATTCCAATAAACACTACTGGTCAAAAAGAAAAGTGCTTTCAGCTTTTGAGCTTGAGAAACTGGCAGAAGAAAAAGGCAAAAAATTGCCCATGTTTTCTATTTTAGTGCCGGCCCGGGAGGAAGCCGATGTTATAGGACAGACTATAGAACACCTGGCAGGGTTAAACTATCCTCACGATCTCTTTGAAATAATTGTCATAACTGATGAAAAAGAACTTTCTTCCGGTAAAAGCCATACTACTCAGCAGGTGGTGGAAGATAAAATTAGGGAATTTACCACCAGGGGAAATTGTCCCGTATTAAAACATGTTATGGTCCCCTATGATTTTGACGGCAATTTTCAGGGACAGGGCCTGGGAAAACCGGTGCCTTCCACCAAAGGCCGGGCTCTAAATTACGGCCTTTCCTTTATAGACGGTTCTTCGGATATATGTGGGTTTTACGATGCCGAAAGCCATCCGGAACTGGATGTCCTTTTATACATAGCCCAGGAATGGATAAATTCGGAAAAATCCAACCGCATCTGGCAGGGGCCGGTTTTTCAGGTCAGGAATTTCTTCTACCTGAGCCCTATAACCAGGATCGCCTCCCTTTACCAGGCGCTATCCCATGAGTGGTATATGCCCGTTCTTATGAAAATGCTTCCCTTTGTCGGCGGGACAAATCTTTTTATCGAATCAGACCTTTTAAAAAGAATAAAGGGCTTTGACTGCAAAGCTCTGACCGAGGACCTTGAAATAGGTGTAAGGGCTTATCTTGCCGAAGGCGCCTGGCCTGATTACTTTCCATATATAAGCACTGAACAAACTCCCGAAAATTACAGATCTTTCTTCCGGCAGCGCTTGCGCTGGGCGGCAGGACACATCCAGGTCATCGAAAAGTTTAAAAACACGCCGGAATACGCCGGACCGAAAAAAAACAGCCTTCTGAAGACGCTGCTTTTAAAAGGGGAAGTGGAGTGGACTCTTTATCAGATAGCGGTGCTGGTACCCCTGGCGGTTATATGGCTTTCATACAAAGGCTTGATAGACCCTTCGGCATTACCCGACGGGTTCAGGATATTTTTGAAATCTCTGGTTTTCATTTACTTCGGATTTACATATTATCTCTATATTGTTAAATATTATCGGTATATGAAAAAAAGAGGCGCCGTAAATTCCTTGATGGCCCTTATATCCCTTCTGGTCCTGCCATTGGCGGGATTCCTTCTGCCCCTACCCTACACCGGAGCCCTGATCTTAAGAGCCTTCAACAGTCAGCCCCGGGCATGGGTAAAAACTCCCAGAACCAGAGAAATAGCAGAAGTCAGCATGAAAAAGGCATAA
- a CDS encoding substrate-binding domain-containing protein: protein MKYFKKPWFLVAAMLVLIFAIVLSGCGGAKTEPAKTETSSPGTGAANQESSPTPAPENNELILSTTTSTQDSGLLDVLIPIFEQKTGYKVKPIAVGTGQALAMGEKGDADVMLVHAPESEMALVDKGAAINRQLVMHNDFIIVGPKDDPAGIKNVKDSVEAFKAIAEKQAVFISRGDDSGTNKKELDIWKKAGEKPEGKWYQSTGQGMGATLDVASEKAAYTLTDRGTYLAKKDKLQLEILKEGDASLLNIYHVMQTNPEYIKKNNPNAARMINEQGAKAFVDFMVAPDTQKIIGEFGKDKFGQPLFFPDAGKDEKNAGEIIRYYLR from the coding sequence ATGAAGTATTTTAAGAAACCGTGGTTTTTAGTCGCAGCAATGCTGGTACTGATTTTTGCCATTGTTTTGTCGGGATGCGGAGGGGCCAAGACGGAACCGGCGAAAACGGAAACTTCTTCACCGGGGACTGGTGCCGCAAATCAGGAGAGTTCCCCGACACCCGCTCCTGAAAACAATGAACTTATCCTTTCCACCACCACCAGTACCCAGGATAGCGGCTTGCTGGATGTGCTGATACCTATTTTTGAGCAAAAGACGGGCTACAAGGTCAAACCCATTGCTGTAGGCACAGGCCAGGCCCTGGCCATGGGAGAAAAGGGCGATGCCGATGTGATGCTGGTGCACGCACCTGAATCCGAGATGGCGCTGGTAGACAAAGGTGCCGCCATCAATCGGCAACTGGTGATGCACAATGATTTCATCATAGTGGGCCCCAAAGATGATCCTGCCGGCATAAAAAATGTAAAGGATTCAGTGGAAGCCTTTAAAGCCATTGCCGAAAAACAGGCTGTATTTATTTCAAGAGGCGATGATTCCGGAACCAACAAAAAAGAACTGGACATCTGGAAAAAGGCGGGCGAGAAACCCGAAGGCAAGTGGTACCAGTCCACAGGCCAGGGTATGGGCGCCACGCTGGATGTCGCTTCAGAAAAAGCCGCTTATACCCTCACCGACAGGGGTACCTATCTTGCCAAAAAGGATAAGCTGCAGCTGGAAATATTGAAGGAAGGAGACGCTTCCCTTCTCAACATATACCACGTGATGCAGACAAATCCGGAATATATTAAGAAGAACAATCCCAATGCCGCCAGAATGATAAATGAACAGGGGGCCAAAGCCTTTGTGGATTTTATGGTGGCTCCTGATACTCAGAAGATTATAGGAGAGTTTGGAAAGGATAAATTCGGCCAGCCTCTGTTCTTTCCCGATGCGGGAAAAGATGAAAAAAACGCTGGGGAAATAATTCGTTATTATTTGCGCTGA
- a CDS encoding ABC transporter permease, whose product MDTVIEGLKKGFILLFSLDREVLGITWFTLKVTGAATLISIAIALPLALLFTLRDFPGKKFVISLANLGMGLPPTVVGLWVSLMLWRSGPFGMLKIMYTPTAIVIAQTVISTPIILALSTAALQQIDRKLRWQIMALGATPLQMLFLMLKEARYSLMAAVMAGFGGSISEVGASMMVGGNIQNYTRVLTTAIVLETSKGHFDIALALSFILMLLAYAATLWLTFIQQRRYRNVYY is encoded by the coding sequence TTGGACACCGTAATAGAGGGCTTAAAAAAAGGGTTTATTTTACTTTTTTCCCTGGACCGGGAAGTTCTCGGCATTACATGGTTTACACTTAAGGTTACCGGTGCCGCAACCCTGATAAGCATTGCCATTGCCCTGCCGCTGGCGCTGCTTTTCACGCTCAGGGATTTTCCCGGCAAGAAGTTCGTGATAAGCCTTGCCAACCTGGGCATGGGCTTACCGCCCACGGTGGTAGGGCTATGGGTGAGCCTCATGCTCTGGAGGAGCGGCCCCTTTGGGATGCTCAAAATAATGTATACGCCCACTGCCATAGTAATCGCCCAGACGGTAATATCTACGCCTATCATTCTGGCGCTTTCTACGGCAGCTCTCCAGCAAATAGACAGGAAGCTCCGGTGGCAGATCATGGCACTCGGAGCTACACCCCTGCAGATGCTCTTTTTGATGCTGAAAGAAGCGCGCTATTCACTGATGGCGGCGGTTATGGCGGGATTTGGCGGGTCCATATCGGAGGTGGGAGCATCCATGATGGTGGGCGGCAATATCCAGAACTACACCCGGGTTCTAACTACCGCCATAGTGCTGGAAACCAGCAAGGGGCATTTTGATATAGCTCTGGCTTTAAGCTTTATATTGATGCTCTTGGCTTATGCCGCCACACTGTGGTTGACCTTTATACAGCAGCGGAGGTACAGGAATGTATATTATTGA
- a CDS encoding ABC transporter ATP-binding protein, which yields MYIIEGQDISVRAGKSRILEVKRVGLEEGKVFSVIGPNGSGKSTLLRVMALLQNPDDGCVYFRGERVLPRDRIRIRRRMAVVFQEPLLLDATVEENIVTGLRIRGVDAASARRRAGFWLERFKVAHLSDRWARALSGGEAQRVSLARAFALEPEVLFLDEPFANLDAPTREALLLELSDVLHSTGVTTFFVSHDFKEVAFLADRTMALMEGLPVQEAPPQRILDYPACEKLARFVGIENIWPAKILEERLETLIADIKGLTMVVKKAGDYEYERCSSVGDEVKIALRGDKINFIPLDACSNNLEIGCCQDGSIKQNCWNGRVKSLFAFGNVIRMTVDCGIDVNISVPAQFMNAFKIGDNISLYFSIDSPIILKK from the coding sequence ATGTATATTATTGAGGGGCAGGATATATCTGTAAGGGCTGGAAAAAGCCGTATCCTCGAGGTGAAAAGGGTAGGCCTGGAAGAAGGCAAGGTTTTTTCGGTGATAGGCCCTAACGGGTCAGGTAAGAGCACCCTTTTAAGGGTTATGGCTCTTTTGCAGAATCCTGACGATGGGTGCGTGTACTTCAGGGGTGAAAGGGTTTTGCCTCGAGACAGGATAAGAATCCGTCGGCGCATGGCGGTGGTTTTTCAGGAACCGCTTCTTCTGGATGCTACGGTAGAGGAAAATATCGTCACGGGCTTGAGAATTCGCGGGGTGGATGCCGCTTCGGCCAGGCGAAGGGCGGGTTTCTGGCTGGAAAGATTCAAGGTGGCGCATCTTTCGGACCGCTGGGCCCGGGCTCTCTCCGGCGGGGAAGCCCAGCGTGTGAGCCTTGCCAGGGCTTTTGCCCTGGAGCCTGAGGTCCTTTTTCTGGATGAGCCCTTTGCCAATCTGGACGCCCCCACCAGGGAGGCTCTGCTGCTGGAGCTTTCCGATGTGCTTCATTCCACAGGCGTCACTACCTTTTTTGTAAGCCATGACTTCAAGGAAGTAGCCTTTCTGGCGGACAGGACTATGGCGCTGATGGAGGGCCTGCCGGTACAGGAGGCTCCTCCCCAAAGAATACTTGATTACCCCGCGTGCGAAAAGCTCGCAAGATTCGTAGGCATTGAAAACATATGGCCGGCAAAAATCCTTGAGGAAAGGCTGGAAACATTAATAGCAGATATAAAGGGTCTTACCATGGTTGTCAAAAAAGCCGGCGATTATGAATATGAAAGATGTAGTAGCGTAGGTGATGAGGTGAAAATTGCCCTCCGGGGAGATAAAATAAATTTCATCCCACTTGATGCCTGCAGTAATAATCTTGAGATAGGCTGTTGCCAGGATGGCTCAATAAAACAAAACTGCTGGAATGGAAGGGTAAAGTCGCTTTTTGCTTTCGGAAATGTAATCAGAATGACAGTAGACTGCGGAATAGATGTCAATATTTCCGTTCCTGCACAATTTATGAACGCATTCAAAATTGGAGATAACATTAGCTTGTATTTTTCCATCGATTCTCCAATCATACTTAAAAAATAG